A window from Gorilla gorilla gorilla isolate KB3781 chromosome 21, NHGRI_mGorGor1-v2.1_pri, whole genome shotgun sequence encodes these proteins:
- the DNMT3B gene encoding DNA (cytosine-5)-methyltransferase 3B isoform X6, with translation MKGDTRHLNGEEDAGGREDSILVNGACSDQSSDSPPILEAIRTPEIRGRRSSSRLSKREVSSLLSYTQDLTGDGDGEDGDGSDTPVMPKLFRETRTRSESPAVRTRNNNSVSSRERHRPSPRSTRGRQGRNHVDESPVEFPATRSLRRRATASAGTPWPSPPSSYLTIDLTDDTEDTHGTPQSSSTPYARLAQDSQQGGMESPQVEADSGDGDSSEYQDGKEFGIGDLVWGKIKGFSWWPAMVVSWKATSKRQAMSGMRWVQWFGDGKFSEVSADKLVALGLFSQHFNLATFNKLVSYRKAMYHALEKARVRAGKTFPSSPGDSLEDQLKPMLEWAHGGFKPTGIEGLKPNNTQPVVNKSKVRRAGSRKLESRKYENKTRRRTADDSATSDYCPAPKRLKTNCYNNGKDRGDEDQSREQMASDVANNKSSLEGGCLSCGRKNPVSFHPLFEGGLCQTCRDRFLELFYMYDDDGYQSYCTVCCEGRELLLCSNTSCCRCFCVECLEVLVGTGTAAEAKLQEPWSCYMCLPQRCHGVLRRRKDWNVRLQAFFTSDTGLEYEAPKLYPAIPAARRRPIRVLSLFDGIATGYLVLKELGIKVGKYVASEVCEESIAVGTVKHEGNIKYVNDVRNITKKNIEEWGPFDLVIGGSPCNDLSNVNPARKGLYEGTGRLFFEFYHLLNYSRPKEGDDRPFFWMFENVVAMKVGDKRDISRFLECNPVMIDAIKVSAAHRARYFWGNLPGMNRIFGFPVHYTDVSNMGRGARQKLLGRSWSVPVIRHLFAPLKDYFACE, from the exons ATGAAGGGAGACACCAGGCATCTCAATGGAGAGGAGGACGCCGGCGGGAGGGAAGACTCGATCCTCGTCAACGGGGCCTGCAGCGACCAGTCCTCCGACTCGCCCCCAATCCTGGAGGCTATCCGCACCCCGGAGATCAGAG GCCGAAGATCAAGCTCGCGACTCTCCAAGAGGGAGGTGTCCAGTCTGCTAAGCTACACGCAG GACTTGACAGGCGATGGCGACGGGGAAGATGGGGATGGCTCTGACACCCCAGTGATGCCAAAGCTCTTCCGGGAAACCAGGACTCGTTCAGAAAGCCCAGCT GTCCGAACTCGAAATAACAACAGTGTCTCCAGCCGGGAGAGGCACAGGCCTTCCCCACGTTCCACCCGAGGCCGGCAGGGCCGCAACCATGTGGACGAGTCCCCCGTGGAGTTCCCGGCTACCAGG TCCCTGAGACGGCGGGCAACAGCATCGGCAGGAACGCCATGGCCGTCCCCTCCCAGCTCTTACCTTACCATCGACCTCACAGACGACACAGAGGACACACATGGGACGCCCCAGAGCAGCAGTACCCCCTACGCCCGCCTAGCCCAGGACAGCCAGCAGGGGGGCATGGAGTCCCCGCAGGTGGAGGCAGACAGTGGAGATGGAGACAGTTCAGAGTATCAG GATGGGAAGGAGTTTGGAATAGGGGACCTCGTGTGGGGAAAGATCAAGGGCTTCTCCTGGTGGCCCGCCATGGTGGTGTCTTGGAAGGCCACCTCCAAGCGACAGGCTATGTCTGGCATGCGGTGGGTCCAGTGGTTTGGCGATGGCAAGTTCTCCGAG GTCTCTGCAGACAAACTGGTGGCACTGGGGCTGTTCAGCCAGCACTTTAATTTGGCCACCTTCAATAAGCTCGTCTCCTATCGAAAAGCCATGTACCATGCTCTGGAG AAAGCTAGGGTGCGAGCTGGCAAGACCTTCCCCAGCAGCCCTGGAGACTCATTGGAGGACCAGCTGAAGCCCATGTTGGAGTGGGCCCACGGGGGCTTCAAGCCCACTGGGATCGAGGGCCTCAAACCCAACAACACGCAACCAG TGGTTAATAAGTCGAAGGTGCGTCGTGCAGGCAGTAGGAAATTAGAATCAAGGAAATACG AGAACAAGACTCGAAGACGCACAGCTGACGACTCAGCCACCTCTGACTACTGCCCCGCACCCAAGCGCCTCAAGACAAATTGCTATAACAACGGCAAAGACCGAGGGGATGAAGATCAGAGCCGAG AACAAATGGCTTCAGATGTTGCCAACAACAAGAGCAGCCTGGAAG GTGGCTGTTTGTCTTGTGGCAGGAAAAACCCCGTGTCCTTCCACCCTCTCTTTGAAGGGGGGCTCTGTCAGACATGCCGG gATCGCTTCCTTGAGCTGTTTTACATGTATGACGACGATGGCTATCAGTCTTACTGCACTGTGTGCTGCGAGGGCCGAGAGCTGCTGCTTTGCAGCAACACGAGCTGCTGCCG GTGCTTCTGTGTGGAGTGCCTGGAGGTGCTGGTGGGCACAGGCACAGCGGCCGAGGCCAAGCTTCAGGAGCCCTGGAGCTGCTACATGTGTCTCCCGCAGCGCTGTCATGGCGTCCTGCGGCGCCGGAAGGACTGGAACGTGCGCCTGCAGGCCTTCTTCACCAGTGACACGGGGCTTGAATAC GAAGCCCCCAAGCTGTACCCTGCCATTCCCGCAGCCCGAAGGCGGCCCATTCGAGTCCTGTCATTGTTTGATGGCATCGCGACAG GCTACCTAGTCCTCAAAGAGTTGGGCATAAAGGTAGGAAAGTACGTCGCCTCTGAAGTGTGTGAGGAGTCCATTGCTGTTGGAACCGTGAAGCACGAGGGGAATATCAAATACGTAAACGACGTGAGGaacatcacaaagaaaaat attGAAGAATGGGGCCCATTTGACTTGGTGATTGGCGGAAGCCCATGCAACGATCTCTCAAATGTGAATCCAGCCAGGAAAGGCCTGTATG AGGGTACAGGCCGGCTCTTCTTCGAATTTTACCACCTGCTGAATTATTCACGCCCCAAGGAGGGTGATGACCGGCCGTTCTTCTGGATGTTTGAGAATGTTGTAGCCATGAAGGTTGGCGACAAGAGGGACATCTCGCGGTTCCTGGAG TGTAATCCAGTGATGATTGATGCCATCAAAGTTTCTGCTGCTCACAGGGCCCGATACTTCTGGGGCAacctacccgggatgaacag GATCTTTGGCTTTCCTGTGCACTACACAGATGTGTCCAACATGGGCCGCGGTGCCCGCCAGAAGCTGCTGGGAAGGTCCTGGAGCGTGCCTGTCATCCGACACCTCTTCGCCCCTCTGAAGGACTACTTTGCATGTGAATAG
- the DNMT3B gene encoding DNA (cytosine-5)-methyltransferase 3B isoform X9 has translation MKGDTRHLNGEEDAGGREDSILVNGACSDQSSDSPPILEAIRTPEIRGRRSSSRLSKREVSSLLSYTQDLTGDGDGEDGDGSDTPVMPKLFRETRTRSESPASLRRRATASAGTPWPSPPSSYLTIDLTDDTEDTHGTPQSSSTPYARLAQDSQQGGMESPQVEADSGDGDSSEYQDGKEFGIGDLVWGKIKGFSWWPAMVVSWKATSKRQAMSGMRWVQWFGDGKFSEVSADKLVALGLFSQHFNLATFNKLVSYRKAMYHALEKARVRAGKTFPSSPGDSLEDQLKPMLEWAHGGFKPTGIEGLKPNNTQPVVNKSKVRRAGSRKLESRKYENKTRRRTADDSATSDYCPAPKRLKTNCYNNGKDRGDEDQSREQMASDVANNKSSLEGGCLSCGRKNPVSFHPLFEGGLCQTCRDRFLELFYMYDDDGYQSYCTVCCEGRELLLCSNTSCCRCFCVECLEVLVGTGTAAEAKLQEPWSCYMCLPQRCHGVLRRRKDWNVRLQAFFTSDTGLEYEAPKLYPAIPAARRRPIRVLSLFDGIATGYLVLKELGIKVGKYVASEVCEESIAVGTVKHEGNIKYVNDVRNITKKNIEEWGPFDLVIGGSPCNDLSNVNPARKGLYEGTGRLFFEFYHLLNYSRPKEGDDRPFFWMFENVVAMKVGDKRDISRFLECNPVMIDAIKVSAAHRARYFWGNLPGMNRIFGFPVHYTDVSNMGRGARQKLLGRSWSVPVIRHLFAPLKDYFACE, from the exons ATGAAGGGAGACACCAGGCATCTCAATGGAGAGGAGGACGCCGGCGGGAGGGAAGACTCGATCCTCGTCAACGGGGCCTGCAGCGACCAGTCCTCCGACTCGCCCCCAATCCTGGAGGCTATCCGCACCCCGGAGATCAGAG GCCGAAGATCAAGCTCGCGACTCTCCAAGAGGGAGGTGTCCAGTCTGCTAAGCTACACGCAG GACTTGACAGGCGATGGCGACGGGGAAGATGGGGATGGCTCTGACACCCCAGTGATGCCAAAGCTCTTCCGGGAAACCAGGACTCGTTCAGAAAGCCCAGCT TCCCTGAGACGGCGGGCAACAGCATCGGCAGGAACGCCATGGCCGTCCCCTCCCAGCTCTTACCTTACCATCGACCTCACAGACGACACAGAGGACACACATGGGACGCCCCAGAGCAGCAGTACCCCCTACGCCCGCCTAGCCCAGGACAGCCAGCAGGGGGGCATGGAGTCCCCGCAGGTGGAGGCAGACAGTGGAGATGGAGACAGTTCAGAGTATCAG GATGGGAAGGAGTTTGGAATAGGGGACCTCGTGTGGGGAAAGATCAAGGGCTTCTCCTGGTGGCCCGCCATGGTGGTGTCTTGGAAGGCCACCTCCAAGCGACAGGCTATGTCTGGCATGCGGTGGGTCCAGTGGTTTGGCGATGGCAAGTTCTCCGAG GTCTCTGCAGACAAACTGGTGGCACTGGGGCTGTTCAGCCAGCACTTTAATTTGGCCACCTTCAATAAGCTCGTCTCCTATCGAAAAGCCATGTACCATGCTCTGGAG AAAGCTAGGGTGCGAGCTGGCAAGACCTTCCCCAGCAGCCCTGGAGACTCATTGGAGGACCAGCTGAAGCCCATGTTGGAGTGGGCCCACGGGGGCTTCAAGCCCACTGGGATCGAGGGCCTCAAACCCAACAACACGCAACCAG TGGTTAATAAGTCGAAGGTGCGTCGTGCAGGCAGTAGGAAATTAGAATCAAGGAAATACG AGAACAAGACTCGAAGACGCACAGCTGACGACTCAGCCACCTCTGACTACTGCCCCGCACCCAAGCGCCTCAAGACAAATTGCTATAACAACGGCAAAGACCGAGGGGATGAAGATCAGAGCCGAG AACAAATGGCTTCAGATGTTGCCAACAACAAGAGCAGCCTGGAAG GTGGCTGTTTGTCTTGTGGCAGGAAAAACCCCGTGTCCTTCCACCCTCTCTTTGAAGGGGGGCTCTGTCAGACATGCCGG gATCGCTTCCTTGAGCTGTTTTACATGTATGACGACGATGGCTATCAGTCTTACTGCACTGTGTGCTGCGAGGGCCGAGAGCTGCTGCTTTGCAGCAACACGAGCTGCTGCCG GTGCTTCTGTGTGGAGTGCCTGGAGGTGCTGGTGGGCACAGGCACAGCGGCCGAGGCCAAGCTTCAGGAGCCCTGGAGCTGCTACATGTGTCTCCCGCAGCGCTGTCATGGCGTCCTGCGGCGCCGGAAGGACTGGAACGTGCGCCTGCAGGCCTTCTTCACCAGTGACACGGGGCTTGAATAC GAAGCCCCCAAGCTGTACCCTGCCATTCCCGCAGCCCGAAGGCGGCCCATTCGAGTCCTGTCATTGTTTGATGGCATCGCGACAG GCTACCTAGTCCTCAAAGAGTTGGGCATAAAGGTAGGAAAGTACGTCGCCTCTGAAGTGTGTGAGGAGTCCATTGCTGTTGGAACCGTGAAGCACGAGGGGAATATCAAATACGTAAACGACGTGAGGaacatcacaaagaaaaat attGAAGAATGGGGCCCATTTGACTTGGTGATTGGCGGAAGCCCATGCAACGATCTCTCAAATGTGAATCCAGCCAGGAAAGGCCTGTATG AGGGTACAGGCCGGCTCTTCTTCGAATTTTACCACCTGCTGAATTATTCACGCCCCAAGGAGGGTGATGACCGGCCGTTCTTCTGGATGTTTGAGAATGTTGTAGCCATGAAGGTTGGCGACAAGAGGGACATCTCGCGGTTCCTGGAG TGTAATCCAGTGATGATTGATGCCATCAAAGTTTCTGCTGCTCACAGGGCCCGATACTTCTGGGGCAacctacccgggatgaacag GATCTTTGGCTTTCCTGTGCACTACACAGATGTGTCCAACATGGGCCGCGGTGCCCGCCAGAAGCTGCTGGGAAGGTCCTGGAGCGTGCCTGTCATCCGACACCTCTTCGCCCCTCTGAAGGACTACTTTGCATGTGAATAG